The nucleotide window GGCAGGGCGCTTCGCCGAAACCTCGCCCCCGGACCATGGGACGCGACTACCCGCCCAAACTCCGCCGGCAGATCCTCCGCCGGCTGCTTTCGAAGCTTGGCAAGCCGAAGCGCGACAGGCAGACTTGACGCAGTCAGAGTGCGCCATGTCAGGCAGCGAGCAACCATCCCTCGCGGGGCGGCAGAGGGATTCCGCCGAGAGCCCGCCTCCCATCCCCGGCCACTTTCCGCTGCGCCCGATCGCGCGCGGCAGCTACGGCGAGATCTGGCTGGCTCGCACTGACTTGGGTGCGTTCCGGGCCGTGAAGATCATCCGTCGGGCCAACTTCACCGACTCCCGGCCCTATGACCGCGAGTTCGCCGGCATCCAGAGCTACGAACCCATCTCCCGCGAGCACGCGGGCCTGGTAGATGTGCTCCAGGTCGGGCGCCAGGAAGCTGCCGGCTTCTTCCACTATGTAATGGAGCTGGCGGACGATGCGGCCGGCGACGCCGGAAATCCGAAGCCCGAGGCCCGAAATGCGGAGGCGGAACGTGCTGTTGCCGGGCCCGACAACCGGCAATATGCGATTGGCAATTGGCAATCGTACGTGCCCCTCACGCTCGCACAGGTAATCCGGCAGCGGGAGCGCCTGCCCGCCCGGGAGGTCATCGAGATTGGAATCGAACTGGCCGGGGCGTTGGACTTCCTGCACTCGCGTCGGCTGGTCCATCGCGACGTTAAACCCTCCAACATCATCTTCGCAGGTGGCCAACCCAAACTGGCGGATGTGGGGTTAATCGCCGACCTCGGCAACCCGCAGTCTTTCGTGGGCACCGAGGGCTACATCCCGCCCGAAGGCCCCGGCACGATGCAGGCGGACATTTACAGCCTGGGCAAGGTTCTCTACGAAGCCGCCACCGGCAAAGACCGGCAGCAGTTCCCCGACCTGCCCACGCGGCTGGGCGAAGGCAACGACGACCCCGCGCTGCCGGAACTGAACGAAGTACTCCTCAAAGCGTGCGAGAGCAACCCGCGCGCCCGTTATTCGTCCGCTGCCCAGATGGTAGCGGACCTCCAGCGGCTCAGAGATGGGGAATCGCTTCGCGCCCGGCGGGCGCGGCGCCAGCGCCGCCGCACGTTCGCGATTGGGACTGTCCTCCTTACAGGACTTGGTTTGGCTGCCGTGGGACTCGTTGCCCTGATTGAATACTATCGCTCGCAGCCGCGCCTTTGGTTCCGCGACGACTTTGGCGCGTCGCAGCTCGACACCAATTTGTGGGCCTGCGGGCATAAGGAGGATGGCAAGGCGGGCGTGGGGCACCCAGCATTTCGGATCAAGCAGTCAGGCGGGGAACTCATGGTAAGCGCGATGGCGGACCACGAAGGCGGCTGGACCGTCGAAGAAACCGCGTGGGTTGAGCTGAAGCACGACTTGCGGCAGAAAGCTCCGTGCCGGATCGAGATCGAATTGACCGGCACCGTGTCCGGGGGGCGGCTGGCTGTCGGTGCTTTCGCTGGGGCAGTCCCGTCCAGCGAACGCGGTCTGCCCGATGTTGCATTTGCAGTAGTGGACGCCTTGGGTCCGCGCGAAACGAACACATGGCCGGCCAGGCGGTTGCGAATTGACCTCTTGGCGAAGGGCCAGGCTGCAGTTATCTATCCTGACGCGGACAACCTCGAAGTATTCGAGGTCGCTGACCTGGGGGCCTTGCCTCGCTGGCGACTGCGCATTCTGGCCCATGCCCGGACGGCCCGCGGTTTGAATGGCGCAACTGCGGACCTCAGGATAAGGCAGGTTGTCGCCTACACGAATACCAGGGACAACGTTCTGGCCGGCCGCGTCGTGGAAGAACCGAGCGAATGGCCGATAGCAGATGCCGTGATCAAAGACGCGCGCGGACAGATGCTCGCGAAGGTGCGCGACAATGGCGCTTTTGTTGTGCCTCTTGCTTTGGCTGCGGGGCACCTTACGGCCGAAAAGCCGGGTTATGTCTCGTCCAGTTTCCACTCGTCGGGCGGCACGCCGTCGCGCGCGTTCATGACGGTTGCCCTGAAGAAGGGGAATCCTGAACTGGGTGACGTGGTTGACGTGATCAAGTACGGACCCCTCGACGTGCAAAGTATTGGCTTCCGCAGCAACACGCTCACGGCCCTCGTTCTGGAATCCGACACCAACTGGTGGCTGGTGCCAGTTGACGTGGAGGCCAGACGTGTCCCAACTCCCGGGATCGGCGCCCTGAAACTGGAATTCCCGGAATGGATGCTTCTTTCAGATTTCGCGGAATGTGGGAACCGCATGATCGCAATTAAACGTTGGCAGGGCGGAATTGTGGACTTGGACGTAAAGCCACCGAAGTTGCTGCTGGAACTGAGGTCTCCGAGCGACACAAATAGCCTGCTTAGTTTCCCCTGCGGGGCAGCGTTCGACGGCAGGAGTCTTTGGTTCGCTGAGAATGACGGGACCAACGAGCGGTTTCACGTCCATGAACTCGACCTCGCCCGCTTGGTGATCGCGCGTTCGTTGCGGACTGTGGACCGCGGGATCTCCGGAATTGCCTGGGATGGGACGAACTTCTGGATCTCCAGCGCGCGGCAGGGGCTTTATCAGATTGATCCCTCGGCGGCCCTCGGCCTTGGCACGCTTGAGATGGGTGTCGGGCGCCGGTTTCCTGGACTGTACCACCGCCTGGCGTACGGCCAAGGCTACCTTTGGGGTCTTGACCCAGCGAAGCGGCGCATTTGCAGGATCCAGATCACGGACTGAGCATACCTCCTGCCGCAAAAGACCTTGCCATTTCGACCCGAGTTCGTTAGACAGATGCCTGCCTAAGAAGACTATGAAGAACCATGGATCCCTTATCATTGTTGCGCTCCTCCTGTTAACTTCGGCATTGGCTGTCGCCCAATTGCCAGTAGTCAGCGCTTTCAGCCATAATGGTCAACTGATGGCAGCAGGCCTGCAGCCCGGAAGCGTGGCTCAAGTCGAATGGGCACCCACGCCAAGCGGCCCTTGGGCCAGCTCATGGGACGCCCTGACTACTCTGCCTGTGGATTCGAACGGGTGCATTTGCGTCAGCGTGCCGATGTTCTATCGCGTACGCGGCACGACGCTTCAGAACCTGCCAAACATCCTGGGAGTTCCCGCTGGTTTATTCCAGATGGGTGACACCCTGGGCGAGGGTTATTCGAACGAGTTCCCGGTTCATACGGTGTCCTTGAGCGGATTTCTCATGGACAAGTATGAGGTTACGAAGGCCCTTTGGGATGCTGTCTGCCAATGGGCAGCCGCCCACGGCTACACTTTTGACAACGTTGGCTCGGGCAAGGCGACCAATCACCCGGTACACACCATCAATTGGTATGACGCCGTGAAGTGGTGCAACGCCCGTTCTGAGATGGATGGCCTCACCCCTGCCTATTATGTGGACTGCACACTCGCGACGATTTACAGGACCGGTAGAATCGACCTGAGGATATCAAGCGTTAATTGGAGCGTGAATGGCTATCGTCTTCCCACCGAGGCGGAGTGGGAATATGCCGCACGTGGCGGGCAGCCGGGCAGCCGCTTTCCATGGGGAGACTTGGTTGCTCATGCCCAAGCCAACTATTACAGCACGAATATGTGCCAATACGACAATCCTTGCTCGTACGACACCAGCCCGACGCGAGGATACCACCCCACTTACGCCAGCGGAGCCCCGCCCTACACCAGTCCAGTGGGATCTTTCGTGCCGAACGGCTACGGTCTTTTTGATATGAGCGGCAATGTCGCCGAGTGGTGTTGGGATGAGTATGGTTATGGATATTCGGCCTGTCCTGTCTCCAACCCTCGCGGCAGTGAGGGAGGGTACTATCGGATGGGGCGTGGAGGCGACTGGGGCAGTGATGCCAATCTCCTCCGCTGTGCAAAACGGGACGTGGGCACCCCCAGTGGCGCCAGTAACCGTTGCGGTTTCCGCTGCGTGCGGCGCCTTTGACGGTGGCTAACTTCCCCCGCGCCGACTTGAGCAGTATCCCCGCGCTGGAGTTGGGTGGCCGCCTGGCCGTGGCCAGCGTCACGTCCGCGCCGCTCTGCGCGTGCGTCGCCAGCAGTTGCCGGATGATCCTGGGATCAATCACCTTGTCCCCAGCCACCATCAGCACATCCCCCTCGAAGCGCATTCGTTCGAGCAAGTCCGCCCCTTTGCGCGCCGCGTCCCCGGTGCCCCGCGGCTGGTCCTGGAAAGCGAACGGCGTGCCCGGGAACCGCCGGCTGACCGTCCCCATGACGCTCTCCGCCATGCTGCCCACCACCACCACATTGAGCATGGCGCCGCAGAGATTGTAAGTCTCCAGCGCCCGGATGATAACCGGCACCCCCAGCACCTCGAAGCACACCTTATGCTTGTCGCTGGTGCCCATGCGCGTCCCCTTGCCGCCCGCAAGAATGATTGTGACAAACGGTCGTTTCATAATCGCCCGCCGGCGTTCACGTCGAGCGGGAGGCTAAACCATCAAACCCAAGCCAGCAAAGCCCGTTCCAGTTCCCATGCGGTCCACACCGTATCCTCACCGTATCCACACCGGATCCACACCGTGGATACAGCCTTGACATCCCAGACGGCATTTCTGGCGTAACTTGCTGAACTTGCAGGGGTTACAAGGAAATGACGATCCCGCGAACCAACTGTGCCAACTTGGCACAGTCCTACCTTCGCCACTCTCCCTTTCTCAACCAAGGGCCTGCTGCAGATCTGCGAGCAGGTCTTCCGTGTCCTCGATCCCGACCGAGTACCGAATGAGGCCCTCAGGGATACCCATTGCCTTGCGCTCCTCGGGGGTGCATTCGACATGGCTGGTGGTCGCCGGCGGGCCGGCGATGGTTTCGACGGCCCCCAGGTTGGCGGCCAGGTGGGCATAGCGCAAGCGCGGCAGAAACGCGCGCACCGCGTCGAAGCCGCCCTTGAGCATGAAGCTCAGCACGCCCCCGAAGCCCCGCATCTGCCGCCGCGCCACCTCGTGTTGCGGATGGGAAGGCAAGCCGGGATAAAAAACACTGCTGACCTGAGGCTGCGCCTCCAGGAACCGGGCAATCTGCAGCGCGCTTTCATTCTGCTGCCGGATGCGCAAGTGGAGCGTCTTCATCCCGCGCAACAGCAGGTAGGCCGCCATCGGATCGAGCGCCGCGCCGGTGATCTCGCGGTGATGATGCACCTGCGCAATCAGGGACTTCGCCCCGCACACCACGCCGCCCAGCGCATCGGCATGGCCGCCCAGGAACTTGGTCGCGCTGTGCAACACCAGGTCCACGCCCAGCGGCAGCGGCGTCTGGTTGATGGGCGTGGCGAACGTGTTATCGGCCACCACGGCAGCCCCGGCCTTGTGCGCCGCTTTGGCGAGGCGCGCGATATCCATCACCTTGAGCGTGGGATTGGTCGGCGTTTCCAGGTAAAGCACCCGGCACCCCTTGGCAATCTCCGCCTCGATCGCCTCATGGTCGGTGGTATCGCACAACTGGACTTTGATCTGGAAGCGCGGCAGGAAATCGAGGAACAACCGGTTGGTGCCTCCATAGCTGTCCTTCACCGAAACCAGCCGGTCGCCCGGCGAAAGCAGAGTGAACAGGCTGTTGCTGATGGCCGACATGCCGGTGGCAAAGCTGGTGGCGGCCTCGGCGCCTTCCAGCAACCGCACCTTGTTCTCGAACGCGAGCACGGTCGGATTCGTGTTCCGGCTGTAGATGTGCCCGGGCTTGCGCCCCCGCGCGGCGGCCTGCCAATCGTCCACGTCCGGGTAGCCGAAGGCTACGCTGTGAACGACCGGCACCTGCGTTGCTCCCCACCACGAATTCTTATCTTCCCCCGCCCAGACCGAAAGCGTGCCCGGACGAGCTTGAGTTTGGCTTGGCATGCCCTAACAGATAGCACTTTCCGGCGGGCGCGCAACCCGGCAGCTCGTGGCCATCCTCAGAACGAATTGCCCGCCAGCCCGGCCGTCAGCGCGGGCCGCCAGGATCAACGCGCCCCGGCTCGCTTCTTCCCGCCGTTCTTCTTGCGCTTGCCAACGGAGCGAACGGTTATATTATTGCACCATAATATTATGACAACAGTATGAAGACGACAAAGAAGCTCTCCAACGCCGAGACCGCCCTCCTGGGCCTCCTCTGCGAAGAGCCCCGGCATCCCTGGCAGATTCAGAAAGTGGTCGAGCATCGGGACATGCGCCACTGGACCGATCTGGCGCAGGCGACCATTTACAGCCAGTTGCGCTCGCTGAAGCGGGCCGGGCTGGTCGAGTGCCGGCCGCAGGTTGACCGGGGCCGTTTGCGCAAGGTCTATTCCGTGACCCGCGCGGGGCGGGAGGCGCTGCGAGCGAAGGTGCGGGAACTGCTGACGGAGCCGGAACCGATGAAGTGGCGCGTGGACCTGGGCACCTACAACCTGGACCTGCTGCCGCGCCGGGAAGCGCTGGCTTGCTTGCGGGCCTACCGGTCGAAGCTGGCGCAAAACATCGCCTGCTACGAGAAACTGGCCGACTACATGCGCGGTTCCGGGTGCCCGAAGTCCCGCCTCGAAGTCGCGCGGCGCCCAAACTACCTGTTCCGGGGCGAAGTCCGCTGGGTGGACGCCCTCCTCGCCCAACTGCAAAGGAGCTAACCATGCGCGACGCCATCGAGATCGAAAACGCCCGGATGCACAATCTCAAGGGGATCAACCTGAGCATCCCGCGCGACTGCCTGGTGGTGTTCACCGGCGTCTCCGGCTCCGGCAAATCCTCGCTCGTGTTCGACACGCTGCATACCGAAGCGCAACGGCAGTTGATCGAGACGTTCAGCTCCTTCGCCCGGCGGCGGCTGCCCAAGCTGTCGCGGCCCGACGTGGACGCCATTCGCAACCTCTCCACCTCGATCGTGATTGACCAGCATCGCCTGGGCCGCACCCTGCGGTCCACGGTCGGCACGGCCACGGAGGTTTACACCTACCTGCGGCTGCTGTATTCGCGTTGCGGCGACACACCGGGGCTGGCGTCCTTTCACTTCGGCTTCAACCATCCCGAAGGCATGTGTCCGGCCTGCCAGGGGCTGGGCAAACGAATCACGGTGGATGCCGAGCGGATGCTCGACAAGACCAAGTCCCTCCGCGATGGCGCCATCATCCACCCGGACTACCGCGTCGGCGGCTGGAATTGGCGGGAACTGGTCGGCATTGACCTGTTTGACGTCTCCCGGCCGCTGCAGGACTTCGCGCCGGCGGAACTGGAGAAGCTCCTGTTCGCTGAGGGCATCCCGATCGTCAAGAAGCACGGGGCCGGGACTTACGCCAAGACGTGGGTCGGGATCGCCCGCCGGCTCGAGCGGCTCCACCTCAACAATGCCGAGGACGAACTGTCGGAAAGCCGGCGCGATGCCTACCGCAAGTATCTCTCCTACAGAGAGTGCGCCACCTGCGGCGGCCTGCGGCTGAACCCCGCACGGTTGGCGGTGCGGCTGGCGGGGAAGGGCATCGGGGAAGTCGTCCAAATGGAGCTGATCGAACTCGACGCCTGGCTCGGAACCATCAACGGCCCGGTCGCCCAGCCGCTGGTCCGCAAGATGCGCAGCATCCTGTCGCACCTGATCGGCATCGGCGTTGGCTACCTGTCGCTCAACCGCGCGGTCTCGACCTTGTCTGGCGGCGAAAGCCAGCGCCTCAAGATGGCCCGCCAGCTCGGCTGCGACCTGGTTGGCCTCATGTATGTGCTCGACGAGCCTTCTATCGGCCTGCACCCCCGCGATATTGACCAGCTGATCGCACTGCTCGGGCAGCTCCGCGACCAGGGCAACTCGGTGCTGGTGGTCGAGCATGACCCGGCCATCATCGCCGCCGGAGATTACGTCGTTGAAATCGGGCCGGGGCCGGGCCGCCACGGCGGCGAGGTCTGTTTTGCGGGTGAGCGCGCCGCCTTCCGGCAATCCGACTGCCGCACCGCCACGCTGATGCGCCGGGACCAGACCCCCATCACGGCGCCCCGGCGGCGCTGGAGCCAGAGCTGGCCCATTCGCAGCGCAGGGATCAACAACCTGAGAAACGTGGACGTGGACATACCGCGGCAGGTGTTGGTCTGCGTCACCGGCGTGGCCGGCAGCGGCAAGAGCAGCCTGGTGCACGGGGTGTTCGTGCCGATGATCCCGAGCGCCGTGGTGGTGGACCAGAACCTCATCGGGCGGAACAACCGGTCCAATCCCGCCACCTTCCTGGGCGTGTTCGACGACGTGCGGCAAATCTTCGCGCGCGCCACCGGCAGACCGGCTTCCTGGTTCAGCTACAATTCCGATGGCGCCTGCCCGGCCTGCAAAGGGCAGGGAAGCATCACGGTCGAGATGCACTTCCTGGACGACGTCCGCACCCCGTGCCACGCCTGCAACGGCCAGCGCTACACGGATGAGGTGCTGGCGCTGCGTTGGGAGGGCCGCAATATTCACCAGGTGCTGGGCCTGACGGCGCAGGAAGCCGCGGCAGCCTTCACCCAATCGCGCCTGAAGCGGGCGCTCGGGCTGCTCTGCGACGTAGGGCTGGATTACCTGACTTTGGGCCAGCCCCTCACGACGCTTTCCGGGGGCGAATGCCAGCGGCTGAAGCTGGCGGCTGAGTTGGGAAAAGCCGGCCAAACCTACATTCTTGACGAGCCGACCACGGGGCTGCACCTGGCGGACATCAGCCGGCTGATGGGCATACTCAACCGGCTGGTGGACGATGGCAACTCTGTGATCGTCATTGAACACAACCTCAATGTGATTGCGCAAGCCGACTGGGTGATTGATCTCGGGCCCGAAGGCGGCAGCCGCGGCGGCCGCGTCCTGGCCGTCGGCACGCCCGAACAGATCGCCGAGTGCCCGGAAAGCCACACGGGCCGATACCTCAAAGCACGTGTTTCACCCTCCGATGCTGGCGAGAAACCGACATCGGCCATAGCCTGAGCAACTGTGGCCGTGCCGTCGCCACCCGCGCGGAACGGATGGTGCGGCCTCGAATTTGCAGGCCATCACAGCAGCCGGCCAGCGGAGAGCGGATTGCCCGCCGGCCCGGCCGTCAACGCGGGCCGCCAGGATCAACCCGCCCCGGCCTGCTTCTTCTTGCCCTTTTTCTTGCGCGCGCCGGTGTCGGCGGGGTCCCCGGTCGGATAGGGCTTCACCTGGGCGCGTTCGGCCCACGCATCCCACTTGGCGGCCAACTCGCGCGCGCGCTCGGGCTGCGCCGCGGCCAGATCCCGCTGCTCGGTGCGGTCGGCCTTGAGATCGTAAAGCTCCCACGGGCCTTTCCGGCCCTGGCGCACAAGCTTCCAGTCGCCGACGCGAACGGCGGCGTTGCCCTCGTGCTCCCAGTACAGCGCGTCGCGCTTAATGGGCTGGTTGTCGAACGCCGGCACCAGGCTGCGGCCTTCCATCGGCTGGATGACCTTGCCCTTGTACTCCTTCGGATACGCCGCGCCGGCCACCTCAACACAGGTGGCCATGATATCAATCAGGTGCCCCGGCTGGGGTCGCAGCCCGCCGCCAATCGAGATCCGCGCCGGCCAATGCGCGATGAGCGGCGTTGAGATCCCGCCCTCGTGGTTGTAATGCTTGTAACGGCGGAAGGGGGTGTTCTCCAGCGTCGCCCACGACTGGCCGCAGAAGACGTTCGAATCCGCCGAGCCGGGCGGCTGCCCGACGTAGCGCCCCTCGGGACCGGCCTCGGCATTGCCGCCGTTGTCCGAGAGGAAGAGGATCAGCGTGTTGTCGAGCGCGCCGCGCCGGCGCAGCGTGTCCACGAACCGGCCCACCGCCGTGTCCATGTGCGCCACCACCGCCGCATAGATCGCCATGATATGGTCGAAGCGGTCCTGCTCCTGCGGCGTGAGGGTGTCCCAGGCCTTGACCTCCGGGGCGCGCGGCGAAAGCGGCCACGCTTTGTCCACGATGCCCAGCTCGATCTGACGGGCGCGCCGCTGCTCGCGCAGTTTGTCCCAGCCGATCTTGTACTTGCCGCGAAACTTCGCGATCTCCTCCGCCGGCGCCATCAGCGGGAAATGCGGCGCGTTGAAAGCCAGGTAAAGAAAGAACGGCCTGGTCTGTTCCCCCTCCTCAATGAACTTCAAGGCGTTGTCCACAAAAGCATCGGTGGTGTAGAAGCCCTCCGCCGGGGGTTGAATGTGTTCATTCTCCCGCGCCAATGAATCGGGACGGAAATAATTAGCCGTGCCTTTGATGACCCCGAAGTAATGGTCGAACCCCCGCTGCCGCGGCCAGTTCGCCTTCTCCGTTTCGTCTGCCGGCTCCGTGTATCTCGTCACGTGCCACTTGCCCGCCATGACGGTGCGATAGCCTGCGCTGCTCAGGACCTCGGCCAGGGTGACGCAGCGATCGTTGAGGTTGCCCTGGTAGCCCGGCTGCTGGCGGTCTGTGACCATGTGGCCGACGCCGGCCTGGTGCGGGTAAAGCCCGGTCAGCAGCGAGGCCCGGGTGGGACAGCACCGGCCCGTGTTGTAGAATTGGGTGAAGCGCAGGCCGCGGGCGGCCAGCTTGTCCAGGTTCGGCGTCGGAATCTCGCTGCCGTAACAGCCGAGGTCCGAAAAGCCCATGTCATCCACCAGGATGACCGCGATGTTCGGGCGCTGACCGACGGCGGCCCCGTCCGTCCCGAGCGCGAGGATAAGGGAGGCGAAACCGATGAGGGCTGCATGCTTCAAGTTCATGCCCGTGATTGTGCCGCCCCCAAGGGAAGTTGGCAATATCGGCCAGCCCGCGATCAGGAGAGCCCGCGCAGGATCCGCTCCAGTTGCGCGGCATGCACATCCAACCCGGCCTCCGTCCACACCACATAATCGGCGCGGGCCATCTTCTGCTCGACGGGCCATTGCGCCCGAATGCGCTGCTCGATCTGTTTGGCCGGCCAGCCCCGTGCCAGCAGACGGTCACGTTGTGTGGCGGCGGAGCAGGCAACACAGATGGTTGCGTCCAGCTCAGTCTCGGCCTGCGTTTCAAACAGGAGCGGAATCACCACGACCGCCAACCGATGCCCCTCCGCCCGCCAGGCTGCAATCTGCTCGCGCCAGAGCAAACGGATGCGAGGATGCAGGATACTCTCCAGCCGCGTCCGGGCGGCCGCATCGGCAAAGACGCGCTGGGCCAGTTCCTTTCGCCGCAGCCGCCCGTCCGGCGCGATGATTTCGGCGCCGAATGCGTCCCGAACTTCAGCGAGTGCCGGCTGGCCCGGCTCAACCACCTGCCGCGCCAGATCGTCGGTGTCCACCACGGGGAAACCGCGCGCCCGGAGGAGCTGCGCGGCGGCGGATTTGCCCATGCCGATGCCACCGGTGAGACCGAGAACCTTCATAGTCACGGTCCGGTACCCGCCCGAGCGGTCAGCGGCGGAAGGCGCGGTAGTAGCGGGAGTTGAGCGTCGGAGTGGTCGTGTCGGTGTAGGTAAAAGCGCCGGTGGTGTTGCTGTTCGTGCTGAGGGCAACCCAGGAGGTCAGATCGGCCGAGCCCTCCACGACGTAATCGAAGCCCGGCTGGGCGGTCACCGTGAGCTGGAACTGGCCATTGGTGAATATGCCACTCAAGACCGGGTCATAGGCGGTGAGCAAAGCCTCGGCGTTGGTCAAGGTGAGGCTCCAACCGGTGGCAATGAAGCCGGCGTCACCGTTGGCATCATCATACACATAGAGGCGCCATGCGCCGTCGGCACTGCTCCCCCGCAAGGCGGCGAGGGTTGAGCCGTAAGGTTGAGGCGCAGGGTTGCCCGGGAAGCTGACCGGGCCCTCGTAAGCCGCGGGCCGGTAACTCGGAGCGGTGATCGCATCGTGGTTGGGCAGGCTGCCCGGGGCGGCGTCGTCAAAGGTCAGGTTGAAGTTATTCAACGCATAGGCTCCGCCGGCGTGCGACATCAGAACAACATTGCTGCCGGAGGGACTGACCAAGAGCATGCTCAGGTCGTGCGGGAAGGAATGGTTGAGGCCGTAAAGGGTAACGGTAGCCTGGATGACGCGGCGATCGGCGAGGCCGGAGACGTTGACCACGGCCGGATAGGGACTGGCAACGCCCTTGTCCGGGATGGTGATCGCACCCGATTCGGTGAAGGTGGCCGGAGCGACGGCGGCAATGGTGAAGGAGACGTTCGTCGTGTAGCCGAGGGCCGCATCGTGACATTGCAGGGTGGCGACGAGCGTCCCACCGAGGTTGGGATCGGCCTTGAAAGTGAACCTTTGTTCACTGGAGCCGCCCTGGACGAGGGTTCCGTAAACATTGGACAGCTTGGCAGGCGGGTAGTCTGCGCCAGCGGTGACGCCTCCCGTGGTCTGCAGGTTGGCGGTGAGGTTGGGAAGGTCCTGCGTGCCGTCGTTGGTCAGGCCCAGGGACAAGGTAACGGTCTCGCCCGGGTCAATCGCGCCGTTGACGGGGCCGCTCTCATAATTCAGCACCGCGCCGGCGGTGGCGATGTGAGGAACAGGTTTGATCACCGTGATCGTGTTGGTCGCGCTGTTGTTCGCGGCAGCGAGCTCGGTGGAACCGGTCGAGAGGAAGACCTTGTTGGTCAGGACAGCCGTGTTGGCTCCCGAGGGAATCAGGGACGGAGAGGGAATCACGACGGCAGTGACCGTGGCGACGGCCCCGGCGCTCAATGCGCCAAGGTGGGCCAGGATGTTGGTCGCGTTCGCGGTCCACATCACCACGGACGCAGAGTCAGAAGCGAGGCTGACGTTCGTGGGCGAGAACGAGTAAGCGAGGACCACGTCGAGAGCCGTATCCGGGCCGAGGTTGGTGATGGAAACCGTGTTGGTGAAGGGGAAGCTGGCGACGACGGCGTTCGCCACTTCCTGGGCCAGGCTCAAATCCGCGACCGGGCGATTGAGGGCAGTGAGGAAGGACACGGAGTTGTTGGAGGGGTTGATGTCCCTCTCGCTGTGCACTTCATCCACGGCCACACTGGCGGTGGTGGCGAGGGTCGTGTTGGTCGAGCCCTGAGGAATTGCGGCCGCCGTGGGCCGCACGA belongs to Candidatus Paceibacterota bacterium and includes:
- a CDS encoding serine/threonine-protein kinase — translated: MSGSEQPSLAGRQRDSAESPPPIPGHFPLRPIARGSYGEIWLARTDLGAFRAVKIIRRANFTDSRPYDREFAGIQSYEPISREHAGLVDVLQVGRQEAAGFFHYVMELADDAAGDAGNPKPEARNAEAERAVAGPDNRQYAIGNWQSYVPLTLAQVIRQRERLPAREVIEIGIELAGALDFLHSRRLVHRDVKPSNIIFAGGQPKLADVGLIADLGNPQSFVGTEGYIPPEGPGTMQADIYSLGKVLYEAATGKDRQQFPDLPTRLGEGNDDPALPELNEVLLKACESNPRARYSSAAQMVADLQRLRDGESLRARRARRQRRRTFAIGTVLLTGLGLAAVGLVALIEYYRSQPRLWFRDDFGASQLDTNLWACGHKEDGKAGVGHPAFRIKQSGGELMVSAMADHEGGWTVEETAWVELKHDLRQKAPCRIEIELTGTVSGGRLAVGAFAGAVPSSERGLPDVAFAVVDALGPRETNTWPARRLRIDLLAKGQAAVIYPDADNLEVFEVADLGALPRWRLRILAHARTARGLNGATADLRIRQVVAYTNTRDNVLAGRVVEEPSEWPIADAVIKDARGQMLAKVRDNGAFVVPLALAAGHLTAEKPGYVSSSFHSSGGTPSRAFMTVALKKGNPELGDVVDVIKYGPLDVQSIGFRSNTLTALVLESDTNWWLVPVDVEARRVPTPGIGALKLEFPEWMLLSDFAECGNRMIAIKRWQGGIVDLDVKPPKLLLELRSPSDTNSLLSFPCGAAFDGRSLWFAENDGTNERFHVHELDLARLVIARSLRTVDRGISGIAWDGTNFWISSARQGLYQIDPSAALGLGTLEMGVGRRFPGLYHRLAYGQGYLWGLDPAKRRICRIQITD
- a CDS encoding SUMF1/EgtB/PvdO family nonheme iron enzyme; this translates as MKNHGSLIIVALLLLTSALAVAQLPVVSAFSHNGQLMAAGLQPGSVAQVEWAPTPSGPWASSWDALTTLPVDSNGCICVSVPMFYRVRGTTLQNLPNILGVPAGLFQMGDTLGEGYSNEFPVHTVSLSGFLMDKYEVTKALWDAVCQWAAAHGYTFDNVGSGKATNHPVHTINWYDAVKWCNARSEMDGLTPAYYVDCTLATIYRTGRIDLRISSVNWSVNGYRLPTEAEWEYAARGGQPGSRFPWGDLVAHAQANYYSTNMCQYDNPCSYDTSPTRGYHPTYASGAPPYTSPVGSFVPNGYGLFDMSGNVAEWCWDEYGYGYSACPVSNPRGSEGGYYRMGRGGDWGSDANLLRCAKRDVGTPSGASNRCGFRCVRRL
- a CDS encoding cystathionine gamma-synthase family protein is translated as MPSQTQARPGTLSVWAGEDKNSWWGATQVPVVHSVAFGYPDVDDWQAAARGRKPGHIYSRNTNPTVLAFENKVRLLEGAEAATSFATGMSAISNSLFTLLSPGDRLVSVKDSYGGTNRLFLDFLPRFQIKVQLCDTTDHEAIEAEIAKGCRVLYLETPTNPTLKVMDIARLAKAAHKAGAAVVADNTFATPINQTPLPLGVDLVLHSATKFLGGHADALGGVVCGAKSLIAQVHHHREITGAALDPMAAYLLLRGMKTLHLRIRQQNESALQIARFLEAQPQVSSVFYPGLPSHPQHEVARRQMRGFGGVLSFMLKGGFDAVRAFLPRLRYAHLAANLGAVETIAGPPATTSHVECTPEERKAMGIPEGLIRYSVGIEDTEDLLADLQQALG
- a CDS encoding PadR family transcriptional regulator, whose amino-acid sequence is MKTTKKLSNAETALLGLLCEEPRHPWQIQKVVEHRDMRHWTDLAQATIYSQLRSLKRAGLVECRPQVDRGRLRKVYSVTRAGREALRAKVRELLTEPEPMKWRVDLGTYNLDLLPRREALACLRAYRSKLAQNIACYEKLADYMRGSGCPKSRLEVARRPNYLFRGEVRWVDALLAQLQRS
- a CDS encoding excinuclease ABC subunit UvrA: MRDAIEIENARMHNLKGINLSIPRDCLVVFTGVSGSGKSSLVFDTLHTEAQRQLIETFSSFARRRLPKLSRPDVDAIRNLSTSIVIDQHRLGRTLRSTVGTATEVYTYLRLLYSRCGDTPGLASFHFGFNHPEGMCPACQGLGKRITVDAERMLDKTKSLRDGAIIHPDYRVGGWNWRELVGIDLFDVSRPLQDFAPAELEKLLFAEGIPIVKKHGAGTYAKTWVGIARRLERLHLNNAEDELSESRRDAYRKYLSYRECATCGGLRLNPARLAVRLAGKGIGEVVQMELIELDAWLGTINGPVAQPLVRKMRSILSHLIGIGVGYLSLNRAVSTLSGGESQRLKMARQLGCDLVGLMYVLDEPSIGLHPRDIDQLIALLGQLRDQGNSVLVVEHDPAIIAAGDYVVEIGPGPGRHGGEVCFAGERAAFRQSDCRTATLMRRDQTPITAPRRRWSQSWPIRSAGINNLRNVDVDIPRQVLVCVTGVAGSGKSSLVHGVFVPMIPSAVVVDQNLIGRNNRSNPATFLGVFDDVRQIFARATGRPASWFSYNSDGACPACKGQGSITVEMHFLDDVRTPCHACNGQRYTDEVLALRWEGRNIHQVLGLTAQEAAAAFTQSRLKRALGLLCDVGLDYLTLGQPLTTLSGGECQRLKLAAELGKAGQTYILDEPTTGLHLADISRLMGILNRLVDDGNSVIVIEHNLNVIAQADWVIDLGPEGGSRGGRVLAVGTPEQIAECPESHTGRYLKARVSPSDAGEKPTSAIA